One window of Candidatus Methylocalor cossyra genomic DNA carries:
- the nifB gene encoding nitrogenase cofactor biosynthesis protein NifB, which translates to MQTVQNHSAAESSKAQAAVDIDEIMQKVAEHKGCGTSGGSGKASCGSGAGENDLPPEIWEKVKNHPCYSEEAHHHYARMHVAVAPACNIQCNYCNRKYDCANESRPGVVSEKLTPEQAAKKVLAVASTIPQMTVLGIAGPGDPLANPEKTFKTFELVAKHAPDIKLCVSTNGLALPDYVDRLAQYNIDHVTITINMIDPEVGAKIYPWIYYKKKRYHGVEAAKILSERQLQGLEMLTERGILSKINSVMIPGINDEHLVEVNKAVKSRGAFLHNIMPLISAPEHGTVFGLNGQRGPTAQELKALQDKCEGEMNMMRHCRQCRADAVGLLGEDRSAEFTTDKIMEMEVHYDLETRKAYQAAVEKERQAVVAAKKAEMESLAGEHSDIKMLIAVATKGGGKVNEHFGHAKEFQVYELSTAGAKFVGHRRVDLYCQGGYGEEDSLATIIRAINDCHAVFVAKIGGCPKNDLKAAGIDPVDQYAGQFIEQSAIAYFRDYLDKVKRGEIQHVERGDAVIRQGALLAAEAA; encoded by the coding sequence ATGCAAACAGTGCAGAACCATTCCGCTGCGGAGAGCAGCAAGGCGCAGGCCGCCGTGGATATCGACGAGATCATGCAAAAGGTCGCCGAGCACAAGGGCTGCGGCACCTCCGGCGGCTCCGGGAAGGCCAGCTGCGGCTCCGGCGCGGGGGAGAACGACCTGCCGCCCGAGATCTGGGAAAAGGTCAAAAATCACCCGTGCTATAGCGAGGAAGCCCACCATCACTACGCGCGCATGCACGTGGCGGTAGCGCCGGCTTGTAACATTCAGTGCAATTACTGCAACCGCAAGTACGATTGCGCCAACGAGAGCCGCCCCGGCGTGGTGAGCGAGAAACTCACCCCCGAGCAGGCCGCCAAAAAGGTGTTGGCGGTGGCCTCCACCATCCCGCAGATGACCGTGCTCGGCATCGCCGGCCCCGGCGATCCCCTCGCCAACCCGGAGAAGACCTTCAAGACCTTCGAGCTGGTGGCCAAGCACGCCCCGGACATCAAGCTGTGCGTGTCCACCAACGGCCTGGCCCTGCCCGATTATGTGGACCGGCTGGCGCAGTACAACATCGACCACGTGACCATCACCATCAACATGATCGACCCGGAGGTCGGGGCCAAGATCTATCCCTGGATCTACTACAAGAAAAAGCGCTACCACGGCGTCGAGGCGGCCAAGATTCTTTCCGAGCGTCAGTTGCAGGGCCTGGAAATGCTCACTGAGCGCGGCATCCTGTCCAAGATCAACTCGGTGATGATCCCCGGCATCAACGACGAGCACCTGGTGGAGGTGAACAAGGCGGTCAAGTCCCGCGGTGCCTTCCTGCACAACATCATGCCGCTGATCTCGGCCCCTGAGCACGGCACGGTGTTTGGTCTGAACGGGCAGCGCGGCCCCACTGCCCAGGAGCTGAAGGCTCTGCAGGACAAGTGCGAGGGCGAGATGAACATGATGCGCCACTGCCGCCAGTGCCGGGCCGATGCGGTGGGGCTTTTGGGCGAGGATCGCAGTGCCGAGTTCACCACCGACAAGATCATGGAGATGGAAGTCCATTACGACCTGGAGACCCGCAAAGCCTATCAGGCCGCAGTGGAAAAGGAACGCCAGGCGGTGGTGGCAGCCAAGAAGGCGGAAATGGAATCCCTGGCCGGGGAGCATTCCGACATCAAGATGCTCATCGCCGTAGCCACTAAGGGTGGCGGCAAGGTCAACGAGCACTTCGGCCATGCCAAGGAATTCCAGGTCTATGAGCTCAGCACCGCGGGCGCCAAGTTCGTCGGTCACCGCCGGGTCGATCTCTATTGCCAGGGCGGCTACGGCGAGGAGGATTCCCTCGCCACCATCATCCGCGCCATCAACGACTGCCATGCGGTGTTCGTGGCCAAGATCGGCGGCTGTCCGAAGAACGACCTGAAGGCGGCCGGCATCGACCCGGTGGATCAATACGCCGGGCAGTTCATCGAGCAGTCCGCCATCGCCTACTTCCGGGACTATCTGGACAAGGTGAAGCGTGGCGAGATCCAGCATGTGGAGCGCGGCGACGCCGTAATCCGCCAGGGTGCCCTGCTGGCCGCCGAAGCGGCGTGA
- a CDS encoding RnfH family protein: protein MQVGVCYADAERQVWLRLEVPEGSVVEQAIHCSGILKQFPEIDLSRQKVGIFGKLVKLDSPLKEGDRIEIYRPIIADPKTVKRRRTSSDDDDD from the coding sequence ATGCAAGTAGGGGTGTGTTACGCGGACGCCGAGCGGCAGGTTTGGTTGCGCTTGGAGGTGCCGGAAGGCAGCGTAGTGGAGCAGGCGATCCACTGTTCCGGCATCCTGAAGCAGTTTCCGGAAATCGATCTCAGCCGGCAAAAAGTCGGGATCTTCGGCAAGCTGGTGAAACTGGACAGCCCCCTCAAGGAGGGTGATCGCATCGAGATCTATCGCCCCATCATCGCCGATCCCAAGACCGTCAAGCGGCGTCGCACCAGCAGCGACGACGATGACGATTGA
- a CDS encoding electron transport complex subunit E: MSESLKRIAQEGLWSNNIVFSQSIALCPLLAVTGTTTNGLGMGLATVAVLMACNLLISYGRLLIPTEIRIPVFVVLIAMVVTLVDMAMNAWLHELHKVLGLFIPLIVTNCAILGRAEAYASRKPPLYALFDGLMMGMGFALALVLLGAARELVGSGTLFANASLLLGQGFAWLETTVIPDYRGFLLMALPPGGFLMLGFLLAGKKMLDKRLAQRPATAAVIREPLAGNT; encoded by the coding sequence ATGTCCGAATCCCTTAAGCGCATCGCCCAAGAAGGGCTGTGGAGCAATAACATCGTGTTCAGCCAGAGCATCGCCCTGTGCCCCCTGTTGGCGGTGACCGGCACCACCACCAATGGCCTTGGCATGGGGCTCGCCACCGTCGCCGTGCTGATGGCCTGCAATCTGTTGATTTCCTATGGGCGCTTGTTGATCCCGACGGAGATCCGGATCCCGGTGTTCGTGGTCCTGATCGCCATGGTGGTGACTTTGGTGGATATGGCCATGAACGCCTGGCTGCACGAGCTGCACAAGGTCCTGGGCCTGTTCATTCCGCTCATCGTCACCAATTGCGCCATTCTGGGCCGGGCGGAAGCCTACGCCTCGCGGAAGCCGCCCCTGTATGCCCTGTTCGATGGGCTGATGATGGGGATGGGCTTCGCCTTGGCCCTCGTGCTCCTGGGGGCGGCGCGGGAGCTGGTCGGCTCGGGGACTCTGTTCGCCAATGCCTCCTTGCTGTTGGGTCAGGGTTTCGCCTGGCTGGAAACCACCGTCATCCCCGACTACCGGGGCTTCCTGCTGATGGCGTTGCCGCCGGGCGGGTTCCTGATGCTGGGTTTCCTCCTGGCCGGCAAGAAGATGTTGGATAAACGCTTAGCCCAAAGGCCGGCCACGGCGGCGGTGATCCGAGAGCCCTTGGCTGGCAATACCTGA
- the rsxG gene encoding electron transport complex subunit RsxG, translating into MATLSRESLLELADAQWKRLRRQFEDLEALRRRLDYQAYLLAACALLASLLLGIGDLTTRGAIDRRQAEDLRATLEQVLPRQLYDNDLLAHPRRIPSAGEGTGLDQTEVYIAKKNGVVTAVAFKMLALGGYAGPLTLMLALDAQGTILGVRVIAHTETPGLGDKVEVGKSDWILKFTGRSLANTPARGWRVKKDGGDFDQFAGATITPRAVVNGVAGGLRFFERHREELIAATD; encoded by the coding sequence ATGGCGACCCTGAGCCGGGAATCCTTGCTGGAACTTGCCGACGCTCAATGGAAGCGGCTGCGCCGGCAGTTTGAGGATTTGGAGGCGCTGCGGCGGCGCTTGGATTATCAAGCCTATTTGCTGGCCGCTTGCGCGTTGCTGGCCAGCCTGTTGCTGGGCATCGGCGATCTCACCACCCGGGGTGCCATCGACCGGCGCCAGGCCGAGGACCTCCGGGCCACCTTGGAACAGGTGCTGCCCCGCCAGCTCTACGACAACGACCTTTTGGCCCATCCCCGCCGCATTCCCTCCGCCGGGGAAGGCACCGGCCTCGATCAGACCGAGGTTTACATCGCCAAGAAAAACGGTGTGGTGACCGCGGTCGCGTTCAAGATGCTGGCGTTGGGGGGCTATGCCGGCCCCCTCACCCTCATGCTGGCCCTGGACGCCCAGGGCACGATCCTGGGGGTGCGGGTGATCGCCCACACGGAGACGCCGGGCCTGGGCGACAAGGTGGAAGTCGGCAAGTCCGACTGGATTCTCAAGTTCACCGGGCGCTCCCTGGCCAACACCCCAGCGCGGGGCTGGCGCGTCAAGAAGGATGGCGGCGATTTCGACCAATTCGCCGGCGCCACCATCACCCCGCGGGCGGTGGTCAACGGGGTCGCGGGGGGACTTAGATTCTTCGAACGCCACCGCGAGGAACTCATCGCTGCCACCGATTGA
- a CDS encoding RnfABCDGE type electron transport complex subunit D yields MSAAEFARLPLARSDNPVQSIMVQVMVALLPATAFGLFLFGWPALYLLLTTVAAALVCEALCLRLMGKPVVAFLTDGSALLSGWLLALSLPPWAPWWIGALGAALAIVLGKQVYGGIGQNLFNPAMVARVTLLVSFPLEMTTWIKPAPPFSAIAPGPLDALAITFGGAAPVDGATGATVIGFIKTELSQGRGLSEALGAGQFGALSAWLGWSPGSLGETSALLVAAGGLWLIRQGIIGWHIPVALLATVGGLATIFHLVDGERYLGPLWHLSSGGVMLAAFFIATDYVTSPNSPKGQLIFGAGCGLIIFVIRAWGGFPEGVGFAVLLMNALTPVIDYYVRPRVYGRDHKGRPLALRE; encoded by the coding sequence ATGAGCGCCGCTGAGTTCGCCCGCCTGCCCTTGGCGCGTTCCGACAACCCGGTGCAAAGCATCATGGTGCAGGTGATGGTGGCGCTTTTGCCCGCCACCGCCTTCGGCCTGTTCCTGTTCGGCTGGCCGGCGCTTTACCTGTTGTTGACCACCGTCGCCGCGGCCTTGGTTTGCGAGGCCCTATGCCTGCGGCTCATGGGCAAGCCGGTAGTGGCGTTTCTGACCGATGGGTCGGCGCTGTTGAGCGGCTGGCTGCTGGCCCTGAGCCTGCCGCCCTGGGCGCCCTGGTGGATCGGCGCCCTGGGAGCGGCGTTGGCCATCGTGCTCGGCAAGCAGGTCTATGGCGGCATCGGACAAAATCTGTTCAACCCGGCCATGGTGGCCCGGGTCACCCTGCTGGTTTCCTTTCCCCTGGAGATGACCACCTGGATCAAGCCGGCCCCGCCCTTCTCGGCGATCGCGCCCGGGCCGCTCGACGCCTTGGCCATCACCTTCGGCGGTGCCGCGCCCGTGGATGGCGCTACCGGCGCCACCGTGATCGGTTTCATCAAGACCGAATTGTCCCAGGGGCGAGGCTTGAGCGAGGCACTCGGCGCCGGGCAGTTCGGTGCCCTCAGCGCCTGGCTGGGCTGGAGCCCAGGCAGCCTGGGCGAGACTTCCGCCCTGCTGGTGGCCGCCGGCGGCCTGTGGCTGATCCGGCAGGGCATCATCGGTTGGCACATCCCGGTGGCTCTGCTGGCCACCGTGGGCGGGCTGGCGACGATTTTCCACCTGGTGGACGGCGAGCGCTATCTCGGTCCCCTGTGGCATCTGTCTTCGGGGGGGGTGATGCTGGCGGCTTTCTTCATCGCTACCGATTACGTCACCTCGCCCAATAGTCCTAAGGGGCAGCTGATCTTCGGGGCTGGCTGCGGACTCATCATTTTCGTCATCCGCGCCTGGGGCGGGTTTCCCGAAGGGGTGGGCTTTGCTGTGCTGCTGATGAATGCGCTGACCCCGGTGATCGACTACTACGTCCGGCCGCGCGTCTACGGGCGTGATCACAAGGGCAGACCCTTGGCCCTTAGGGAGTGA
- the rsxC gene encoding electron transport complex subunit RsxC, with protein sequence MFRGFALSGRGRGKIQGGVQVEPRKASTADKPIGTDLPLPERLYLPLQQHAGQPAEPVVRVGERVLKGQLLAAAQGSISAPVHASTSGTVVAITDFPAPHPSGLPTPTLILEPDGEDRWIEHGEIDPFQLAPEEISARVGAAGIVGMGGAAFPSAVKLNLGQRTRIRTLLINGGECEPYLTCDDRLMRERAAGIVDGIRIMLHSLRCRHAIVAVEDNKPEALAAMTEAARPHGFIEVAPVPSLYPMGWDKNLIRYLLGKEVPANGRTADIGVLMHNVATAYATHQAVRHGRPLVRRVVTVSGGAVDAPRNLEAPIGTLLSELLAFCGHHPDLTVRYVMGGPMMGDTLPHPEVPLVKGTCGILALSAEEVRAADAKPCIRCGRCVSACPVGLLPLEMMTRIRAGQFDAAVDFGLADCIQCSSCSYVCPSQIPLVQYFKYGSGELAARREAQRRTEVTNRLAEEKRQRLERAKQEAAQRKAASAAGVGS encoded by the coding sequence ATGTTCCGGGGTTTTGCCCTGAGTGGGCGCGGGCGAGGCAAGATCCAAGGGGGTGTGCAGGTGGAGCCGCGCAAGGCGTCCACCGCCGACAAACCCATCGGTACCGATCTGCCGTTGCCGGAGCGCCTCTACCTGCCCTTGCAGCAGCACGCGGGACAGCCGGCCGAGCCGGTGGTGCGGGTGGGCGAGCGGGTGCTGAAGGGCCAGCTGCTGGCGGCCGCCCAGGGATCCATCTCGGCCCCGGTGCACGCCTCCACCTCGGGGACGGTGGTGGCCATCACGGACTTTCCCGCACCCCATCCCTCGGGTTTACCCACCCCGACCCTGATCCTTGAGCCGGACGGCGAGGATCGCTGGATCGAGCACGGCGAGATCGACCCCTTTCAACTCGCCCCCGAGGAGATCTCGGCGCGGGTCGGCGCCGCCGGCATCGTCGGCATGGGTGGCGCCGCCTTCCCCTCGGCGGTCAAGCTGAACCTGGGCCAGCGCACCCGGATCCGGACCCTCCTCATCAACGGGGGCGAATGCGAGCCTTACCTGACCTGCGACGACCGGCTGATGCGGGAGCGCGCTGCCGGCATCGTCGACGGCATTCGCATCATGCTGCACAGCCTGCGCTGCCGCCATGCCATCGTCGCAGTGGAAGACAACAAGCCCGAGGCCCTTGCGGCGATGACCGAGGCGGCGCGGCCCCATGGCTTCATCGAGGTGGCGCCGGTGCCATCGCTCTACCCCATGGGCTGGGACAAGAATCTGATCCGCTACCTCCTCGGCAAGGAAGTGCCGGCTAACGGCCGCACCGCCGACATCGGCGTGTTGATGCACAACGTCGCTACCGCCTATGCCACCCATCAGGCGGTGCGCCACGGCCGGCCGCTGGTCCGGCGGGTGGTCACGGTCAGCGGCGGGGCGGTGGACGCGCCCCGTAACCTAGAGGCGCCGATTGGCACCCTGCTGTCCGAGCTGCTGGCGTTCTGTGGTCACCACCCGGACCTTACCGTGCGCTATGTGATGGGGGGGCCGATGATGGGCGACACTCTGCCCCATCCGGAGGTGCCGCTGGTGAAAGGCACCTGCGGTATTCTGGCGCTGAGCGCCGAGGAGGTGCGGGCCGCCGACGCCAAGCCGTGTATCCGCTGCGGGCGCTGCGTGTCGGCCTGCCCGGTGGGGCTGCTGCCGCTGGAAATGATGACCCGCATCCGGGCCGGGCAATTCGACGCCGCGGTGGATTTCGGCCTCGCCGATTGCATCCAGTGCAGTTCCTGCTCCTACGTGTGTCCCTCGCAGATTCCCCTGGTGCAATACTTCAAGTACGGCAGCGGCGAGTTGGCGGCGCGGCGGGAGGCCCAGCGTCGGACCGAGGTCACCAACCGCCTGGCCGAGGAAAAGCGCCAGCGCCTGGAACGGGCCAAGCAGGAGGCGGCCCAGCGCAAGGCTGCATCGGCCGCGGGAGTGGGATCATGA
- the rsxB gene encoding electron transport complex subunit RsxB, protein MYILFAILCLTALGFALGLVLGAAARYFKVEDNPLVDEIERMMPGSQCGQCGYPGCRPAAEALVAGKASATLCPPGGRALAEQLANKLSLDIDLSGLEDQVPMVARVSEATCIGCTRCFKVCPTDAIVGAPKQIHAVVAEACTACGKCVEVCPTECLAMQPVKTTLRNWRWAKPEPAAAGA, encoded by the coding sequence ATGTACATCCTATTCGCCATCCTCTGTCTGACCGCCTTGGGCTTCGCGCTCGGTTTGGTGTTGGGCGCCGCCGCCCGATACTTCAAGGTCGAAGACAATCCCCTGGTCGACGAAATCGAACGCATGATGCCCGGCTCGCAATGCGGCCAATGCGGCTATCCGGGCTGCCGCCCGGCGGCGGAAGCCCTAGTGGCGGGTAAAGCCAGCGCCACCTTGTGCCCGCCCGGGGGCCGGGCGCTGGCGGAGCAACTGGCCAACAAGCTGTCCCTGGACATCGACCTCTCCGGTCTGGAAGACCAGGTGCCCATGGTGGCCCGGGTCAGCGAGGCCACCTGTATCGGCTGTACCCGCTGTTTCAAGGTTTGTCCCACCGACGCCATCGTCGGCGCGCCCAAGCAGATCCACGCCGTGGTGGCCGAGGCCTGTACTGCCTGCGGCAAGTGCGTGGAGGTTTGCCCGACCGAGTGCCTGGCGATGCAGCCAGTTAAGACCACCCTGCGCAACTGGCGCTGGGCTAAGCCTGAGCCGGCCGCGGCGGGAGCCTGA
- the rsxA gene encoding electron transport complex subunit RsxA, which yields MHEYLMLLLGTALVNNVVLVKFLGLCPFMGVSKKLDSAFGMGLATTFVLTLTAVASWGIERYLLLPLGIGFLRILAFILIIAAVVQFTEMVVRKTSPVLYQVLGIFLPLITTNCAVLGVALLNVQQGYDFLHSALFGFGSALGFTLVMVIFAGIRERLALMSVPEAFAGTPIAFVTAGILSLAFMGFAGLNAH from the coding sequence ATGCACGAATACCTCATGCTGTTGTTGGGCACGGCCCTGGTCAACAACGTGGTGCTGGTCAAGTTCTTGGGGCTGTGCCCGTTCATGGGGGTGTCAAAGAAGCTGGATTCGGCCTTCGGCATGGGGCTCGCCACGACCTTCGTGTTGACCCTCACCGCCGTGGCCAGCTGGGGCATCGAGCGTTATCTGCTGCTGCCATTGGGGATTGGTTTCCTCCGGATTCTGGCCTTCATCCTGATCATCGCCGCGGTGGTCCAGTTCACCGAAATGGTGGTGCGCAAAACCAGCCCGGTGCTTTATCAGGTATTGGGCATCTTCCTGCCGCTCATCACCACCAATTGCGCCGTTCTGGGTGTGGCGCTCCTGAACGTCCAACAAGGGTACGACTTTCTTCACAGCGCCCTGTTTGGATTCGGCTCGGCGCTGGGGTTCACCTTGGTCATGGTGATCTTCGCCGGCATCCGCGAGCGCTTGGCCCTCATGAGCGTTCCGGAAGCCTTCGCCGGTACCCCGATCGCCTTTGTCACCGCCGGGATCCTGTCCCTGGCCTTCATGGGATTTGCCGGGCTCAACGCACACTAG